A region from the Medicago truncatula cultivar Jemalong A17 chromosome 6, MtrunA17r5.0-ANR, whole genome shotgun sequence genome encodes:
- the LOC25480620 gene encoding homeobox-leucine zipper protein ROC6, with product MKMVSNLSLITNKKMEGNVGMGLIGENFDSGLLGRLRDDDYESRSGSENFDDLSGDDLDVADDQPKSKKKKKYHRHTPQQIQELETFFKECPHPDEKQRTDLSKKLGLANKQVKFWFQNRRTQMKTQLERHENMILRQENERLRAENSLLKDAMSNPTCSNCGGPAIPGQFSPEDHQLRVENARLKEELGRVSTLTHKFFGRPVSAFGSITMPNPNSGFELGMGRNGVVGPSNFNMSLPMGFGMGDGVMGAPALQSGLQSPMGMIGNTAQQERAMLIDLAQAAMDELISMSQPDSPLWIKSLDGVNEVLNYDEYAKVNSLFNDPKQNGFVTEATRQTGLLLINSAGLVETMLDADQWAEMFPCMIAGASTLDVISSGMNGTRSGSLQVMQAEVQLPSPLVPVRQYSFLRFAKQHVGGIWVVVDVSVNVGRNAANGNPYMSCKKLPSGCILEDLPNGFCKITWVDHSQYDESVVHQAYRPLVNSGMAFGAHRWVATLQRQCDSLAVSMSQSDDPTAMTPHGKKSMLKLAQRMSDYFWSGICPSTACKWDILPISNMGDSDLKIMYRQHPDANSSIVLSAATSVWIPLPRQRVFDFLREAQMRGGWDALSNGGPMQEVVHIAKGQALGNSISILSLNNAVNPNGNEGSNLYLQDSWTDSSGSMVVYSPIDSQSLDILISGGDSSVIPLLPSGFSILPDGHSNVNNIVGTSSDGSSGNGEGGDNGGCLLTFGLQMLLNNTPTSKLTMESVESVNAQISVTIQRIKEALGVVA from the exons ATGAAAATGGTCTCTAACTTGTCTTTGATCACT aaCAAAAAAATGGAAGGAAATGTTGGAATGGGACTTATTGGAGAGAACTTTGATTCTGGTTTGCTTGGAAGGCTGAGGGATGATGACTATGAAAGCAGGTCTGGAAGTGAGAATTTTGATGATCTTTCTGGTGATGACCTTGATGTTGCTGATGATCAGCCAAAgagcaagaagaagaagaagtatcATAGGCACACTCCTCAACAAATTCAGGAGCTCGAAAC TTTCTTCAAGGAGTGTCCACATCCTGATGAGAAGCAAAGAACTGACCTTAGCAAGAAGCTTGGCTTGGCAAACAAACAAGTCAAGTTCTGGTTTCAGAATCGGCGAACTCAGATGAAG ACGCAACTGGAACGCCATGAGAATATGATTCTGAGGCAGGAAAATGAGAGGCTCCGAGCTGAGAACAGTTTGTTGAAAGATGCTATGTCAAATCCGACATGCAGCAACTGCGGTGGCCCAGCAATTCCTGGACAATTTTCGCCGGAGGACCACCAGCTTAGGGTTGAAAATGCCAGACTGAAAGAGGAATTGGGCCGAGTGTCTACCTTGACCCACAAGTTCTTCGGCCGACCTGTCTCGGCATTTGGCTCCATAACTATGCCAAATCCAAATTCTGGCTTTGAACTTGGTATGGGAAGGAATGGTGTTGTTGGTCCAAGCAATTTCAACATGTCGCTGCCGATGGGATTTGGTATGGGAGACGGAGTTATGGGAGCTCCTGCGCTACAATCTGGATTGCAATCACCGATGGGAATGATCGGAAATACTGCTCAGCAAGAGAGAGCTATGCTTATTGATCTTGCACAAGCTGCTATGGATGAACTAATCAGTATGTCTCAGCCTGATTCTCCTCTCTGGATTAAGAGTTTGGATGGTGTGAACGAAGTGCTGAACTATGACGAGTATGCAAAGGTCAATTCTCTTTTTAACGATCCGAAACAAAATGGTTTTGTAACTGAAGCTACAAGACAAACTGGACTGTTATTAATCAACAGTGCAGGTCTTGTGGAAACCATGTTGGATGCG GATCAGTGGGCAGAAATGTTTCCATGTATGATTGCTGGAGCTTCAACCTTGGATGTAATATCTAGTGGAATGAATGGAACCAGGAGTGGATCTTTGCAAGTG ATGCAAGCCGAGGTTCAATTGCCTTCTCCGTTAGTCCCGGTTCGACAATATAGTTTCCTGAGGTTTGCAAAGCAGCATGTTGGAGGTATTTGGGTTGTGGTTGATGTTTCGGTCAACGTCGGCCGTAATGCTGCTAATGGAAACCCTTACATGAGCTGTAAGAAGCTTCCTTCTGGCTGTATTTTGGAGGATTTGCCTAACGGTTTTTGCAAA ATTACTTGGGTTGATCATTCCCAATATGATGAGAGTGTTGTCCACCAAGCCTATCGTCCATTGGTTAATTCCGGCATGGCATTTGGTGCTCATAGATGGGTTGCAACTCTCCAGAGGCAGTGTGATTCCCTCGCAGTCTCCATGTCACAATCTGATGATCCCACAG CCATGACTCCACATGGTAAGAAAAGCATGCTGAAGCTCGCACAGAGGATGTCCGATTACTTCTGGTCAGGAATCTGTCCTTCGACTGCGTGCAAGTGGGATATCCTTCCCATTAGCAACATGGGCGACAGTGACCTGAAAATCATGTATCGGCAACATCCAGATGCCAATTCGAGCATCGTGCTAAGTGCTGCAACTTCTGTTTGGATTCCATTGCCTCGGCAAAGGGTGTTTGATTTTCTCCGTGAGGCACAGATGAGAGGCGGGTGGGATGCTTTGTCCAATGGTGGACCAATGCAGGAGGTGGTCCACATTGCTAAAGGACAAGCACTTGGAAATTCCATTTCTATTCTTAGTCTCAATAAT GCTGTGAATCCGAATGGAAATGAGGGAAGCAATCTATACCTGCAAGACTCATGGACCGATAGCTCTGGCTCAATGGTCGTGTATTCACCAATCGATTCACAATCCTTGGACATCTTGATCAGTGGTGGAGACTCTTCAGTGATTCCTCTTTTGCCTTCCGGCTTTTCAATTCTTCCGGACGGCCATTCAAACGTCAACAATATCGTTGGAACTTCAAGTGACGGTAGCAGCGGCAATGGCGAGGGCGGAGACAACGGTGGATGCTTGCTGACATTTGGATTACAAATGCTGCTGAACAACACTCCAACAAGTAAGCTCACAATGGAGTCAGTTGAGTCTGTCAATGCACAAATCTCAGTGACCATTCAGAGAATCAAAGAAGCACTTGGAGTTGTTGCATGA